In Lactobacillus xylocopicola, the genomic stretch ATCCGTCATTTCGTAAACGGATTGCCGGCAAAGTTAGGAATAACCAGCTAGTCCAGTTGCTAGCTGGTAAGCAGGTAATTGAGCCACAGGTGCACTTTAACGTGGTCTATCCCTTAAAGCCGGGCCGCGGCGAAAATGAAGACTCATTGTCACTAATGTTTAAACTGGCCAACAAAACCTGGCTGTTCACTGGTGATTTGGGGCAAGCCGGTGAACAGGAGATCATGACCAAGTATGGCTTGGCTGTGAATTACTTTAAGCTGGGCCACCATGGTAGCCGGACGGCGTCGAATCCTGACTTCTTGCAAAATTTGCAGCCCGACTTAGTTTTTATCTCCGCTGGGCGTAACAACCGGTTCGGTCATCCGCACCCAGAAACATTGGCAACTTTGCAGAGCTACCACATTCCGTGGGTTTCAACCCAGGATTGTGGTATGATAACTTGGACTTATGGTCCACTAATGCGACCGCAATTTAACTATTTTTTGCCGGTGATAAAAAAATGACGCTACTTTCTTTATTTAAAAATACTAACAGCAATAATTCCCATACTTTGATTACGGGGGACGATGACTTTCTAAATGATTATCTAGCCCGATCTTATACCCGTGAAAAAACCTTTGCGAAGTTGGACCACGTGACGGTCGATTGTGAGAGTGATGGGCTGGCTGAATTAATTGCTGACCTAACAGAGTCAAGCCTGTTCAGCGATCAAAAGGTTATCACAGTCAAGCATCCGTTTTTTTTGACCGCCCGGGTAGCCCAAAAATATCAGCAGCAGCTGGCTCAACTGGAACGTATTTTGGCTAATAGTGATCGCTTGGAAGACATTATTGTGCTCGTAGCTTCAGATGAAAAGATCGACCGGCGGAAGAAGTTGACTAAAACAGTTTTGCGGCAGTTTAATGTGGTTGATACGCACGTTAAGCCCTATGAAGTAGAGAAGGTGACTAGGCAGCTAATTGCGGCTGAGGGTTATCAACTCCCCGGTCCGGCCCTGCAATTATTACTAGAGCGCAGTGACCATATTCTAGATACCGTGCTGAGCAACTTGCAGAAATTAAAGATGCTTGCGGTTGATGGACAAATTTCGGTGGAGGCGGTAAAGCGAAACGTTGACTTGTCCATGGCTCAAAATGTCTTTGCAATCTTGGAAGCAGCACTTAAGCATAACTACCAAGAGGCCGTGGAGCGGTTGGAAAATCAGCTGCAAGAAGGCAGTAATCCAGCGCAATTACTAGCTGTTTTTGAAAATCAGCTGGAATTGATTTTGGTAGTCAAAATCCTGCAAGCGCGGGGCAGAAGTGAAGGCCAAATCACTAAGGAGCTAGGCGTTCACCCATACCGGGTAAAGTTAAGTCTGCAAAATGGCCTTTCCGTGGCAAAGTTAGCGACTTTGCTAGAACAAGCTATCAAGCTGGACTTTGGCTATAAAAGCGGCCAATATCGCGACAGCAACTTTTTACAATTATTTGTTTTAAGCGTCTAAAAAAGGCAAGAATGAAATCATTCTTGCCTTTTTTACTTGATTTGTTAGTCAAATTATTTTGCTAATTTAGCTAAACGGCTTTTGTCACGGCTAGCCTTGTTTTTGTGGATAAGACCTTTAGAAGCAGCCTTGTCCAGTGCGCGGGCAGCAGCAACATGTAATTCGGAGGCGTCTTCGGCACCAGCAGCTTGAGCCGTCTTGAACTTCTTAATCGTCGTTCTTAACTGGTTCATTTGAGCAGCATTGCGCTTTCTAGCAGCATCTTGAGTTTTGACACGTTTAATCGCTGATTTGATTTGTGGCATAAAATTCACCTCCAATTGATATAAATTCACTTAATAGATTATACTGAAGAATAATATCAGATGCAAGGTAATTTGCACTT encodes the following:
- the holA gene encoding DNA polymerase III subunit delta, with product MTLLSLFKNTNSNNSHTLITGDDDFLNDYLARSYTREKTFAKLDHVTVDCESDGLAELIADLTESSLFSDQKVITVKHPFFLTARVAQKYQQQLAQLERILANSDRLEDIIVLVASDEKIDRRKKLTKTVLRQFNVVDTHVKPYEVEKVTRQLIAAEGYQLPGPALQLLLERSDHILDTVLSNLQKLKMLAVDGQISVEAVKRNVDLSMAQNVFAILEAALKHNYQEAVERLENQLQEGSNPAQLLAVFENQLELILVVKILQARGRSEGQITKELGVHPYRVKLSLQNGLSVAKLATLLEQAIKLDFGYKSGQYRDSNFLQLFVLSV
- the rpsT gene encoding 30S ribosomal protein S20, whose translation is MPQIKSAIKRVKTQDAARKRNAAQMNQLRTTIKKFKTAQAAGAEDASELHVAAARALDKAASKGLIHKNKASRDKSRLAKLAK